Proteins from a single region of Gambusia affinis linkage group LG12, SWU_Gaff_1.0, whole genome shotgun sequence:
- the LOC122841730 gene encoding zinc finger protein interacting with ribonucleoprotein K-like isoform X1, producing MSSVQHLRDFIRQRLTAAAEEIFTEVEKTIVRYEEDIKLLETCWKPRIKLNRTNAPKQHEDEEEEVLTDGQLCNQVMNLNQDQEPSEAPQDSDSSEELEHQLLKEEPEASLVKEEQQEVCCSQEGQSLDFTHTMTLQQIDFSEEEPNIERLDSNNVSALENRDEAGSYSPVLASWADTVPDESCECHVCGRVFKSQYNMVRHLRDHSGEKPLCCKICGKVFVQTCHLKEHIQMHSGAKPFSCEICGKCFTRKSSLKVHRKTHTGDKPYSCETCGKCFSRSFCLKVHRKTHTGVKPFSCEICGKSFREKWYLKFHRKTHTGEQPCSCQTCDESFDSMNDLICHQKVHKTLREFW from the exons atgtcttcagttcagcaTCTGAGGGATTTTATCAGACAGAGACTAACTGCTGCTGCGGAAGAAATCTTCACCGAGGTTGAAAAAACCATCGTCCGCTACGAGGAAGACATTAAACTGCTGGAAACCTGCTGGAAGCCTCGGATAAAACTCAACAGAACCA ACGCCCCAAAGCAAcatgaagatgaggaagaggaggttcTCACTGACGGCCAGCTCTGTAACCAGGTGATGAATCTGAATCAGGATCAGGAACCATCAGAGGCTCCACAGGACAGCGACAGCAGCGAGGAGCTGGAACATCAGCTGCTGAAGGAGGAACCAGAAGCTTCATTAGTTAAAGAGGAACAGCAGGAAGTCTGCTGCAGTCAGGAGGGACAGAGTCTTGATTTCACTCACACTATGACTCTGCAACAAATTGATTTCAGTGAAGAAGAACCAAACATTGAGCGTCTCGACTCTAACAATGTTTCTGCTCTGGAGAACCGAGATGAAGCAGGAAGCTACAGTCCTGTGTTAGCGAGTTGGGCCGACACGGTTCCAGATGAGTCCTGTGAATGTCATGTCTGCGGGAGAGTCTTTAAATCTCAGTATAACATGGTGCGACATCTCAGAGACCACTCAGGGGAGAAGCcattgtgctgtaaaatatgtggaaaagtgTTTGTACAGACATGTCATTTGAAAGAGCACATACAAATGCACTCAGGTGCCAAGCCCTTTTCCTGTGAGATCTGTGGGAAATGTTTTACCAGGAAGTCCAGCCTGAAAGTTCACAGAAAAACTCACACAGGTGACAAGCCTTATTCATGTGAAACCTGTGGGAAATGTTTTAGCagaagtttttgtttgaaagttcACAGAAAAACCCACACAGGCGTTAAGCCTTTTTCATGTGAAATCTGTGGGAAAAGCTTCCGTGAAAAATGGTATTTGAAATTCCACAGGAAGACCCACACAGGTGAGCAGCCATGTTCATGCCAAACATGCGATGAAAGCTTTGACAGTATGAATGACCTGATTTGTCACCAGAAAGTCCACAAAACTCTGAGGGAGTTCTGGTGA